From Palaemon carinicauda isolate YSFRI2023 chromosome 33, ASM3689809v2, whole genome shotgun sequence:
AGCTTTCAGCTGGAACTTTTAAATTTGCGGTATTTGGTTTGGTTTTTCTCATTCTTACTTAACCTCCTTCAGTGTGTGTTATTCAGCTATGTGAATTTCAGGTGgtggttcatagaaataaaaattatttaataatgaaatttataaaccCTATACTCCCCTGAGATGGACATAATTCCCTCCCGCCTCTCCACTGATTAGTAATGTAAAGCGATTGTTGAATTTGATTTGATTTCTTGTCCCTGTCATTGCCAGGCATCGCCATATGTTATGAACAGTATTTACAAGGGGGTTTTATGCTATTGAAGTGAGGGAAAACGGGAAATTTGATTTTCATGATTACACTAGGGAGGCTTCGAGGAGGAAGCCATGTAATATCAGGTaagtataaaaattatcaattttaatatcaaaattccaTTATTGTGTGTATCTTTACAATAATTCTTTTAACTTTCCTTTATTATGTTATGGgcaagatggttttttttttttttttctgttgggtaCATTAATCTTTTGTAGCTTTCGTCAATGATTTTCATGTTAAATAAATGTATCTTTTTAGCAATGTACTCTTAGTtggtataatggtactgtagtaaTGTAGTTTATATTAAACAGTAGTAATCATTTACATAGAACCATAGCAATTAGGCTATGCTGTTCATATATGAGTTCACTTTACACTCATGGCAGTTACCTAGTAAGATAGGTTttatttacaatgtgtgtaatATATCGATGTTAAAGTTTGAGTAAAATACCGTCCAATAACTTTTTAAGCACCGAATAGGTCCATTTTAAGAATAGCTAAAAATAgtatgatggatttttttttctagatactgCCCTCTTCCTTTGCCAAATTAATCTTGTATAGTCCttacttataattatataaataatagtatcagtattttcatctaattttcaaataaaaataataataattattcgtaAATAAAGGATATGTGGTGTAATATTTTTATATGACTttcaattgtttgtttgttttatctaGTTACCACCTATCAGTACTAAGTAATTGTAGTTTTGTGGTACATAAAGATATTGTATCATTAATCGTAAAGAATTTTCAATGGTAGTGTTCTTGTCAAGCTGTTCCTTGAATAGAGAAATTGTGCATTGGTTACTTAAATGTCAGTGTAAAATCCTATAGTAGATTTTTTTATATAGTCCGTGTAGGGTCGGTTAAGGAAGATTGTATTTTCGTTATGAATGCAACAGCCGTAGCTTACCCCGACATATCGCATAGAATGTTATAAGTTGTGTAGATTTAATATGAGGTGAAAGAAGGAAAGGTGTCTGGGATCATTTTAGACTTCTGTAGAGTAGTACCAAGCTCATGCTGGTAATTTTGTCCAAGACAACCAGACCAAACCACCAATCACTATCAGCATATACTTCACTGTGAACTAAATATTGGAATGGAAACATAGTACTTACTTTTAAATTATGTCAGTGACAGATAGTTCTCAGAACACAGGTAACATTACTTTTGATACTGGGAGATATACTACCCAGATAAATCCACCCAAGCTCCCTGCCAAGATAAGTAAAATCTGCAGATCCTTTTTATAAACGAGCATGTAAATTTTCTGGAGATAAATGAGATTTgattggaaaattaaatatttaaagtgaGCATGATATGGAGAGATACCTGATCAAGACCTTGTGCCACAACACCATTAACCGACAGTAGCCAGAGGAGATTAGTCACATTTAAAAGTCACGATGTTATATTCCCAAAATTGGTTGAGTTCTTTTAAAGTAAAAGGTATCAATAGCAGAATTGGTTATATAGTGAATGTATGTTGCAACACATTAGTACGTACTGTAGTTCTAGTTAAGCTGGGCATGGACACAATGGGAGCTGTTCCAATCCCCGGTTACTGATGCagtcatacatatacagtatatatatatatatatatatatatatatatatatatatatatatatatatatatatatatatatatatatatatattaatattttctctttaaacTGCAAGAGAATAATTGTATTTTAtcgttaaatataaatatataggaatTTTCATTCATCCATAATGTTGTAGAAACTATTGTATTATGACTTGATAGATGTTTTACTTGTTTGAAGTAGACATATTAAACTTTGCATTATAGAATTTCCATTACTTCTTTTTCCAGCGATGAAGATGACGACGATGAATCTTGGCCCTCTGGACCAACAAGGAAGTGGCCAAGAACTCCCCACACACAGCGCAGGAATTATGACCAACCCAACGGAAACAACAGGACCCCAAATCAAAACTTCAACCAGAGGTCTTCAGAAAACCCGAAGCACAAAGTCAAAACCTCCCCATATGGAGGCCAGCGATACTATGACTCCTATTATCAGGGAAGGACAGCACCACAATATGACTTCAACTTTTACCAACAACAAGGATCGGGGTTGGGGCCATACAGAAATTCACCTAGGTGGTCAAAGAATGTCCACTGGGAAAACAACAATACACAGGGTAGGCCGAGGCAGTATCAGGGGCCAAGGCAATATGCGACGCCCcacaggagggagagggagagggaaacaTTAGATGACAGTGGTTTTATAAAGTTCCGCGGTAATACTTCAGGACCTAGACGAAATCCATTCAGTAGTCCAGGAGACGCTAATACATTAAGCCCTACTCCTTATAGACATAGAAAAAATCCCTTCAGTCCAGAAACCTCTAATAACATATTCAGCCCAGAAGACTCCAAAACTTTCAGCATTAGAACTTCTAAATATCAAGGCAGTCCAAGAACCTCTAGTAATCCATTCAGTCCAGAAGACCCCAAAACTTACAGCCCAGGAACATCTCAATATCACAAATATCGATTTAGTCCAGGCCGGGGAACACGTAAATATCACAATTATCGACACAGTCCTGGAACCTCCAGTAATGTACTCAGTCCAGAAGACTCCAAAACCTTCAGCCTTGGTACACCCAAATATAGTCAATACCGTAAATGATTCTACATGCAGTATAAAGATACTGTAGAAAGTTGcatcactttttttccttttttcttcttatttgttaAACTGTATCAAGAATGTTTGGATGAATACTAATTTTTCTTTAGATTGATACATACAACCCAGTATGCTGAATATTTACTGCCTTTTCATGTTTTCTGGTATTGGGAATTTTATACATTTTAAAGGGAGCTTTTAGAAAAATTCTGTGCAATATGACACATCAATAGGGAACCACCTTCAGAGCGTATTGCTGTGATCCTTCTTCCCATACAACTTTCCTTTAGTTATGACATGTTTTTGGAACCGTATTAGAAAATTATAGACTGTTTTGATAAAGTTCCGACCCTGTAAAGTATTAGcagattttttctatttttttttttttttttttgcttttatgaatattttatacatTGACATGTAAACTGTAATGAGCTTTataataaaatgttgaaaaaatataagcatttataaaaacttttttttcaatcctataatttttttttatgatagccgGAAATACAGCTCCAAATAATTCTTATACTGTAGTTGTCATTTCAAAAAGCCTTATTTCAACATTAATACTGAAGAAGGTATTATTGTATTTGTTGGTATAGaagggcatagaaagaccataaacagtcgtgtgtagaaggatatgtctgaagcctttgtcctgcaatgcacTAGCAAggatatatcagtatatatatgtatatatatatatatatatatatatatatatatacatatatatatatatatataatatatatatatatatatatatatatatatatgtatatatatatatatatatatatatatatatatatatatatatatatatgtatgtgtgtgtaatttgtggAATATGGAAATCAAAGATATCTCTCTGTATTAACAAAACTCCTGGGAGGTTTCTGGAAGACTGAAACTATACAGTAgctatactcctttttttttttttttttttttttttttattaagttggcATATTTGTACTCTTAGCCACGCCTTTtgcagctgttattattattattattattagccaaacaacaaccctacttggaaaagcaagatgctataaggccaagggctccaacagggaaaaatagccgagtgaggaaaagaaataaggaaataaataaatgatgagaataaattaacaatatatcattctaaaaacagtaacagcgtcaaaacagatatgtcctatataaactattaacaacgtcaaaaacagatatgtcatatataaactattaaaagagtcatgtcagcctggtcaacataaaaacattggctccaactttgaacttttgaagttctactgattcaattacccgattaggaagatcattccacaacttggtaacagctggaacaaaatttctagaatactgtgtagtattgagcctcatgatggaaagggcctggctattagaattaactgcctgcctagtaatacgaacaggatagaattgtccagggagatctgaatgtaaagggtggtcagagttatgaaaaatcttatgaaacatgcataatggactaattgaacgacggtgccaaagataaatatctagatcaggattaagaaatttaatagaccataagtttctgtccaacaaattaagatgaaatcagcagctgaacaccagacaggagaaccatactcaaaacagggtagaatgaaagaattaaaacacttcttcagaatagattgctcaccaaaaatcttgtaagactttctcaataagccaattttttgtgcaattgaaggagacacagacctgatgtgtttctcaaacgtagatttcctgtcgagaatcacacctaaaattgtaaaagagtcatacaaatttaaagaaacattatcaatactgatatccggacattgaggagccaccatccttcacctacttacaatcatactttgagttttgttaggattcaacttcataccccatgatttgcaccatgcactaattttacctaaatctctattaaggaattcaccaaccccagatatacattcaggggatggaattgatgcaaagagagtagcatcatctgcatatgcaacaagcttgttttttaggccaaaccacatataagTGTATTTAGTAGGAAAAATAAcagtccaagaacactaccctgtagaacactggatatcacattcctatactcactatgatgcccatcaacaactctttgagatatattacttgaagaatcaataataatgctaagaaacgacccacccactcccaactgtttgagtttgaaaactagggcctcatgattaacacggtcaaaggcagcactaaaatcaaggccaatcatacgaacttcctgaccacaatcaagggatttctgtacagcattggagactgtaagaagggcatcacatgttccaaggcctttacgaaaaccaaatgcaaactagggaatagatgattaccttcagcaaacctattaagacgttttgccagaagacgttcaaaaactttagataatatgggagttatggaaattgggcggtaatcagtggaacttgagctaccacaaacacatttacatagaggagtaacattaccaattctccaacaagtcttGGATGAAATTAGTTTATCCGAATCCATTAGTTTTGTTTTGacacattttcaaatttataaataaaatataaaaccataCGATGTCAGTATATGCAGCCGGCCAAAAAATCAATACTCTATGGACTTAATTGATATATTAAAGATTACTTCATAGATAAGTAACCAAGTTTATTAGATAATAAACTACTCCCACCGAAGTTGTAGACAAGGAAAAAGTTTGAGATGcatgaattttaatgtttttattctaccAATGTTTAGTGGGTAATATATCAGTGGTATTATGAAGATATTTAAATGACTTACCTAGATGGTTGCTGGCTCTGTTTTCTGGGAGGAACAGCAACACACAAAGAGGAAAACGTTTGATGAGCTCTACCCTGATTGATCCCATACCGTACTACTAGaggaaaaatatttcttaaaaataaggtTTTAGACTTATTGGACACAATCATGAAAATGAAGCTTAAGATATGGCCTTTGTAAAGTATGATTCTGAGAAACACAAAGTGATATAGAAGTAGTTTTTCTGGGAAAGAAAAATCATTTGTTCCTACTAAGGGCAAGAGCTGAATATTACTCTAAATATTAATCATAGACACTTTATTAATAACGCATGTTATTTGATACTTatggtcactatatatatatatatatatatatatatatatatatatatatatatatatatatatatatatatatatatatatattgtccatgaAATAGTTTCACAAAAAACACTTGAAAACATTTGTAACTTCCTGTGCTTTACATGTCTCTATTTTACTTGCGGTACTTACTTTCATTAAAAAGTATAGGCCTACACACAATTAATTTTTAGTTTGCTTTCTCAATTATAAAAATCCAttttgtaggtagtatgttggccagggcaccagccatccgttgggatactacctctagagagttattgggtcctttgactggccagacaatactacataggatccttctctctagttacggttcactttccctttgcctacacacacaccgaatgtctggcctattctttaaagaatctcctctctcctcatacacctgacaacactgaggttaccaaacaattcttcttcacccaaggggttaactactacactgaaattgtccaggggctactttcctcttgctaagggtagaagagactctttagttatggtaagcagctcttctaggagtaggacactccaaaatcaaaccattgttctctagtcttgggtagtgctatagcttctgtaccatggtcttccactgtcttgggttagagttctattgcttgagggtacactcgatcacactattctatctcattactcttcctcttgtttttttaagttttcatagtttatatattaaatatttatttaaatgttacaattcttaaaatattttatttttcattgtttcctttcctcattgggctattttccctgttggggcccctgggtttatagcatcttgcttttccatctagggttgtagcttagcaagtaataataatgataatactggaaAAATTCATGTACAGTATGGTCCCGAATTATGCCCGTCCGAATTGTGCGATTTCCCATTTATGTGGTCGCcagttttaaaaaataaattttctgtatctgcggagctgttcaaagtctgcgagtcaaacACCATTAAAGTATCAAATCTATTCTCTtttcaagtatattggtagccctaggTAAGGAACCTGATAATAAATGTAATCAAACTATATTTACCTTATATTTTATTAACACAATTTCACAATAagtagcctatttaaggaaaaattccatatcaacactGAAATCAATtcccagctgacaaaatgtaaacagttGTGGTTACCTTCTCGGCAACCGTTATCTTTTTCTAACCTTTCGACAacttaatggtagtgttaatggtGGTATATTAAACCATTCTCTTTGTTTAGTACAGTAcatataaaagctttagtttttccatgggtgttcaaggttttcacatgtaggctgggttcgtttatcggccgTGAATAGCCTAACTTTCGGTGACGAgttgacaatattttctgtcatATATTTCAAACAGCATAGAGTCGCATTACAaaaatttgtttttgtttagtacatgGTATATAAAAACCTTGCACCCTATCTACCACTCtcttcatacctctctctctctctctctctctctctctctctctctctctctctctctctctctctctctctctcttgtgtgtgtgctgctgtacaatacttacatatagattaAGAAACCAATAGCTGTTTCCTtgaaaagtgtcaattaaatacgacaCCAAAATTATACTGTGcgtaaatccatttcaatcgtagcttaaaagaCGGCATCCGATTTCaccagcaaaccactatttttaagGAAACATCATTGCAGTCTAGAAAATGTTTACTATTTAAGTAGTTACTTGTGCTTTAAGAAAACACTTATGTACTTTAGTTTTAAATTTCGAGTGTATTTTAACAATCGAGTGTTGCtgactttttattttacttttgcctGTGTTCAAATCAGCTGATGTCTGGCTGCCGCTCTCAAGAAATGCCcttacgaatacagtaacaaagcattgttttataacatttcttagcttattcaaaacatctatacagttaatattacataagcaccaatgtgttataacctatcatatttctaATTTAGgacatttaaaactctctctctctctctctctctctctctctctctctctctctctctctctctctctctctctctccctctaacaaatgaaatctttgtttcttcacCAAGTTTCTGTTAAATACTCACTGATAAAGCCGGCAATATTTTAATTTCTCGATCAACCAAGCACTATAGCAGTCATTTAGGGCACAATAAAATCAGCCTTCTAAGTATGTGCTATAGTACTAAAACGCTACATCAGAGGGTAGGCATTGCTAATAAAAATCAATAACATTCAAATTATCCGTACTTTCTCCAATCTCCCaccatctgtcacatcgaacgttatagcggtaacgcAATTGTTCTATGACTGAAAactttcctcaatttttttttttttttttttttttttttatttcggcatATGGTTCCATAATTAAGGCTGAAACAAGTTGATACGAAATCAAACTGACTTATAATTGAAGTTAGGGATATGAAATGGACAACTAactatctttcgtaacagtttagaattattgtaGATTATCATACTGTCAATAGCGACAGTTTGCTATTGTTGAATAAACGCAAACACAActtatggatacggtaagtaaaatatatgtaataatataatatttactaaaagcttttaatatcattagttatcaccttgatcatttgttttaatgcgttcgtttgttcattatgatcgacAATATGAGTATGCTGTAGATACTATAACCCTCTACTAATAAAGTTCCTTTATCACTCAGTAAAGTTCTTATTTGACAAGTTCGTAGCTTGGAATGTTGATATAATTCTTTCTGGGCTAGATTTCAATGTTATCATTGAGATCTTGTCCCCAGGGGCCATAGTTTTGAGTCTAGGTGGTCGTTCAACAATTACTTagttattataatatacatatacatataatacatttgtgcagcatatatatatatatatatatatatatatatatatatatatatatatatatatatatatatatatatatatacatatatatatatatatatataaatatatatatatatatatatatatatatatatatatatatatatatatatatatatcacaaatttttattcggcctagctatacaaacctgaatcctttaggtagggaatatgttttcagtGCAAGTTAGACAGCCATTGAATCATTTCAATGAGCATTGAAGCGATATGACCCTTTCAGCTCAAGACTAATATGGGTGGTTGAGGAGGGAATTAAAatctaaaggacttaggtttgtatagctaagaaaaaatacaaattacttcatctTTTATTTAGGGAGACACATTGCTTGGTAGGACGGTACTTCCCCTTGAACCGAACTGATGCGTTCATTTTCATCTCTGGAAATGTCAATGTACTGTACTTGGTCCAGTACGGGAGCGaaggagatgactccagcaacctcctatcTGTCTATCATTGGGATAAATAGGCTGATATGGCCCGACCTGTTCAAAAGATTCGTATTTGGTCAAAGGAGGGATCACTCTCCCCTAAGGGGATGGCAGTGCGGAATAATATACCTGGGGTATGATGACTATAGGGTTGGTATATATTCCACCATCCTCCCTCTTGTCCAGGAGAAATGGAAGAAAACTTCTCAAGGTTCTAAAGAATAACCTCAGAAGTGTAGTTTACCAGCATCCAGTTAGGTCTTGTGATTAACGCTTTGACAGTTACGTCCACAGGATAGGGCCAGAAAGAATGGAGAAGGGCCAGTCATTCTGCCTCCATTCTATGTTACCATGGATAAGATGCTTACTGCTCCATAACGAATCTAGGCTATCCacagcactattattattactattattattattattattattattattattattattattattattattattattattattattattattactagctaagctacaactgtagttagaaaagcaagatgctataagtccatggctCAAACAGGGGATATAgcatagtgatgaaagaaaataaggtaatggAATAGTGCCTacgtgtaccatcaagcaagagaactctaattcacaaaaggggaagaatggtacagaggctatggcactacccaagattagaaaacaatggtttggttttggagtgccctTCAGGAAGAGCTGtgtaacatagctaaagagtctcttctacccttaccaagtggaaaatagccacttaaCAAGTCCAGTTAACCCCAtatgtgaagaagaatttttcagtttttgtaatgatatcaggtgtatgaggaaagagaagaatatgtaaagaataggctagaggtagattatttgatgtatatgtaggcaaaggaaaaattaaccataaccagtaTAGTACTATCTGGACGgccaaagaacccaataacacaTCAGGCTCAAAAGCATCAAGGGATTGCGGGTACTTCTGTAGAATAAAGGTCATGGAGGTGTTCTGGTACATACACAATTCAACCTTCCACACCCAGACAATTGTAATATTCCTCTTGAAGGCAAGGTTGGAGCCTAGCTCCTGACTTTGCGAGTTCCAGTCCTACCTGGAACCTAGACTCTCTCATCAGTTGAAGCGTATGCTTTATGAATTAACTCCTGAAGTCAGAAAGATATCATGTTCTAGACATTTCTTTCTTGGCTCTGCCCATGCTAAGGAAGAGTCGCCAATACGCAGGTCTGAGGTGTCATGTCTTCTTCAGATAACACTGCAGAGCCCTCATGGGGCACAAAAGCCTTTTCTCTCCATGCCATCTTCTAAGGAGCTCCTACACCTCACTGAGTGGGACACCAAGGTAGAGAGACCATATGGCTTGCTAACATTTTTCCGATTATAAGGCAGCAGAGACACTCTTGAGAGTCAAAGGCTCATGAGAGGTATTGAGAACAGCCAAACTGTATGAAGGAACACCTGTGTAAGATCATACTCAAGTCTGAGTGGTGGCCTTGAAGGTAGATACTGAGAGGATCCTCTCCCTACCAGGAAGAAGAGAAACTCCGCAACCTGGTCTAGTGAAGATCCAACTTGAGAAGAATCCCTTCTATAATATCAATTATTGAAGATGGCCCACTTTCTAAGGGAGTTTCCTTGGGATCATGACACGGCAGAACAGGAAACCATTCGCCTGAGTGGTCAAAATGGAGCCCAAAACAACCTGTCCTACCCGGATTCCAAGGTAGCCAGGGGGGCCCAAAATCCAGCCGTGGGGTAAAGGTGCAGATCCATGACACGGAGCCATGGCGCTGACCCCATCATGCCAAAATTCAAGGCCAACAACAGATATCACAACTACCAGGGTAGCTGAGGATCCAGGCCATGGGGGGTGCCCAAGGATCGGTGCCATGACTGCCATGCCCCTGAGCATCGGCTGTATATCCTTCTAGGCTACCAAGTAACCTTGGACCCCAGCACCAGCCCCCTGTATCGTCCCAATACTAGATAACCTGAAAACCCAGGTAACTGGGAGAGCCAAACCCCAGCCCCAGGGTTCTAGGCTTGACACTGGCCACTGCCCGTGCCTCGACCCAGGGTCACATCTCCCAGGCCATAACACCTGTCCCACTTGGCTACTAAACTAGAGCAGGAGCCGAGCTGGAAATGTGGGGCCACAACAAATGCCCTGCTTGGCTATTGAGGTAGCCGGGGAGCCGGAGATGAAGCTCTAATTCATGAAATGGGGTCACGGCCCCGTACATCTGCTCTTGGGCCCCGTAACACTAGTCCTGCTTGGCTACCAGGGTAGGCAGGGACCTGAGACCAGTCCAGTGGGAGAATTTCGAGGCTGTGACACGAGGTCATGGCAGCGGCCCCATTTATCGGCCCCAGGGGACCGAAGACACAGGGCCGTCCGCCCCTCCAAAGAGTGGTGGTGTCGTAAGGAGCCCTTTTCTACAATTAAGGCTGACTGGACTCCCTTGACCCTTTCCTCTACTTCTTTATCTTAGAAGAACTGAATTGAGTCAGAGGCCAAAAAGGTGGAAGAACATTGTCACTACTTACTCTATACAATCCTCCACTCAGGTTCTGCTAGGAGAGGAGTCACAGTCTAAAAAGTCCAGACAACAATGCTTTGCCAAGTGAAGAAACTACAGGGTttgctccaacaggaaccacaaCGATGGGGAACACTGTCATGGGGAGGGGTAGTCACATTTACAGGGCAGTGTAAGCCCCAGGCAGAAGGGTTAGGGTGAAGGACAGGGGTGACCGGGTTAGGGAAGATGCATTGGGAAGTTTGTCCCCTTGACACTGGGAAAACATGTCCTTTCTGGCCTGGAAGGGAGAACTAGTTATTGCAGACATCACAGAAGACACTGACCATGGGGACATGCTGACCCCGCATTTCACTAGATtatttaagataaatatatatataaatgatattgtggttgacatttacattgattaaaatcaccacTGTTAGTGATACAAATTCATCTTAAATAAcgacatgttgcaaactcacaattcagctatcatggtggagatgagttcatttcaagtctaagaactgactcctaaatttgacaggaatatgcagtgtaacttgtaataaacttatatctctcttgatagctaagttggtagagtccttgcaggcatggtttcggctgagtggcacgagtccGAATCTCTACCTAGCCAGAAGCTAATACCaaaaatgaattctagtggatatatattcccaaggtag
This genomic window contains:
- the LOC137626285 gene encoding uncharacterized protein, yielding MATLVTSQKKLIGVHCTHGLNRSGYLVCRYMIEHLGVPPDQAISDFNSARGHEQEREEYLNNLRQLKWQQDPAVSSDSEKEEATEVKTPTDNQRRGKRNYDAFRDEDDDDESWPSGPTRKWPRTPHTQRRNYDQPNGNNRTPNQNFNQRSSENPKHKVKTSPYGGQRYYDSYYQGRTAPQYDFNFYQQQGSGLGPYRNSPRWSKNVHWENNNTQGRPRQYQGPRQYATPHRRERERETLDDSGFIKFRGNTSGPRRNPFSSPGDANTLSPTPYRHRKNPFSPETSNNIFSPEDSKTFSIRTSKYQGSPRTSSNPFSPEDPKTYSPGTSQYHKYRFSPGRGTRKYHNYRHSPGTSSNVLSPEDSKTFSLGTPKYSQYRK